The Pseudomonadota bacterium sequence ATGCTTCAGAAATGCCCTTCTTCCTGCAGGCTGATAACTTTTGCACCGGCAACAATGAGGTGATCAAGTAAACGCAGTCCCAGGGAAGTGGCGGCCTGCTGTAATTCCCTGGTAATAGCCAAGTCATCGGCGGAGGGACTGGTACTTCCACCAGGGTGATTGTGGGCGACAATAATGGCGGCAGCTTTATGGTACAAGGCCCGTTCCATCACCGTCCGGGGATAAACCGCGCTCATGGAAACGGTACCGCGATGGATGGTTTCCGCGGCCAGTACATGATGCTGGTTATCAAGAAAAACAGCGAAAAAATGCTCATCCGCCAAGCCCTCCAGGTAGCTGCGACACAACTCCCCAGCCTGG is a genomic window containing:
- the radC gene encoding DNA repair protein RadC yields the protein MTVTKVKTAADNRRWTAGHRQRLKKRLLENGLQSLADYEVLELLLTYALPRRDVKPLAKRLLEQFSSLKGVLDAPLKKLMEIDGISTHTATLIVFSRSLIPRYLNQDIISKDSITSPVQAGELCRSYLEGLADEHFFAVFLDNQHHVLAAETIHRGTVSMSAVYPRTVMERALYHKAAAIIVAHNHPGGSTSPSADDLAITRELQQAATSLGLRLLDHLIVAGAKVISLQEEGHF